The uncultured Hyphomonas sp. genome includes a window with the following:
- the trpD gene encoding anthranilate phosphoribosyltransferase: protein MTDTSPLSHALQALARRQPLEDDVLKGAFDTLLSGDAAPEEIGAFLMGLVVRGETADELTAGAAIMRQHARKVPTTGPLLDTCGTGGLPWKSLNTSTACAIVIAAAGGRVAKHGNRSVPPKTGSADVLEALGVNLEISEEEFTNCLDGAGVAFLFARSHHSAMRHVAPVRARLGIRTIFNLLGPLTNPAGACHQVLGVFAPEWVEPMAETLGRLGTERAWVVHGLDGIDELSIAGPSKVCEVLEDGTLNKFEVHPSDAGLGTHPLSALESEDVAGNALAITELLDGHENPFRETVLLNAAAGLHVHGKASDLKEGAAMAAEAIDSGKAKQTLRKLVKLSRGEPLE from the coding sequence ATGACCGACACTTCCCCTCTCTCCCATGCGCTGCAAGCGCTCGCGCGGCGCCAGCCGCTTGAAGACGATGTTCTGAAGGGAGCGTTCGATACACTTCTGTCAGGTGACGCTGCCCCAGAAGAAATTGGCGCATTCCTTATGGGGCTCGTAGTGCGCGGTGAGACTGCGGACGAGCTGACCGCCGGCGCGGCGATCATGCGTCAACATGCACGCAAGGTACCAACAACCGGTCCCTTGCTGGACACTTGCGGAACCGGCGGCTTGCCATGGAAGAGCCTCAACACGTCAACGGCATGCGCAATCGTTATTGCGGCTGCCGGTGGGCGCGTTGCCAAGCATGGCAACCGTTCCGTGCCGCCTAAAACCGGATCCGCTGATGTCCTGGAAGCGCTCGGCGTGAACCTGGAGATCAGCGAAGAGGAGTTCACCAATTGCCTCGACGGCGCTGGCGTTGCTTTCCTATTTGCGCGTAGCCATCACAGCGCCATGCGCCATGTCGCGCCCGTTCGGGCCAGGCTTGGCATCCGGACGATCTTCAACCTCCTTGGGCCGCTGACCAATCCGGCCGGAGCGTGTCATCAGGTTCTCGGTGTATTTGCGCCCGAATGGGTTGAGCCGATGGCAGAGACGCTCGGCAGGCTCGGCACGGAGCGGGCCTGGGTCGTTCATGGCCTCGATGGTATAGACGAACTTTCCATCGCCGGTCCGAGCAAGGTGTGCGAAGTCCTTGAGGACGGGACGCTCAACAAGTTTGAAGTCCACCCGTCCGATGCCGGGCTGGGAACACATCCGCTCTCAGCGTTGGAGAGTGAAGACGTTGCAGGCAATGCGCTTGCCATCACCGAACTTCTTGACGGACATGAGAACCCCTTTCGGGAAACAGTTCTTCTGAATGCTGCGGCAGGGCTGCACGTTCATGGCAAGGCCTCGGACCTGAAGGAAGGCGCTGCCATGGCGGCAGAAGCGATCGACTCCGGCAAGGCAAAGCAGACATTACGCAAGCTGGTGAAGCTTTCGCGGGGCGAACCGCTCGAATGA
- the trpC gene encoding indole-3-glycerol phosphate synthase TrpC, which translates to MKTALDKIIDYKHGEVAELKQQISFAAMDEKARAASPARGFSAALSRVAAEDQNALICELKRKSPSAGEILTGADPVQIATEYEAGGAACLSVLTDGPSFGGSLEDFAAIREAVTIPMLRKDFMVDPIQVAEARAWGADCILVIMASLDDTQAAELTDCAIGYGMDVLVETHNEAELERGLRLPSPLIGVNNRDLKRMVTDLSTTERLAPLIPADRQIVSESGISTAAHINRLRQTGARRFLIGESLMKRGSERQAAVRELRTTSGN; encoded by the coding sequence ATGAAGACAGCGCTCGACAAGATCATCGATTACAAACACGGCGAAGTGGCAGAGCTGAAGCAGCAGATCAGCTTTGCAGCTATGGATGAGAAGGCCCGTGCCGCCTCGCCTGCGCGAGGCTTCTCTGCAGCACTGTCCCGTGTCGCCGCTGAAGATCAGAACGCACTGATTTGCGAGCTGAAACGAAAAAGCCCCTCGGCGGGAGAGATCCTGACCGGCGCAGATCCGGTTCAGATCGCAACGGAATATGAGGCCGGTGGCGCTGCGTGCCTGTCGGTGCTGACCGATGGTCCGAGTTTTGGTGGCTCTCTTGAGGACTTCGCGGCGATCCGGGAAGCCGTCACAATTCCGATGTTGCGCAAGGACTTCATGGTCGATCCGATTCAGGTCGCAGAGGCGCGCGCCTGGGGAGCGGACTGCATTCTGGTCATCATGGCCAGCCTGGACGATACACAGGCCGCCGAACTGACTGACTGCGCCATCGGCTACGGCATGGACGTTCTGGTCGAGACTCACAATGAGGCCGAACTGGAACGCGGGCTGCGCCTGCCCTCGCCGCTGATCGGTGTGAACAATCGGGACCTGAAACGCATGGTTACCGATCTGTCGACGACCGAGCGCCTTGCGCCGCTCATACCTGCCGACCGCCAGATCGTCTCCGAAAGCGGAATTTCGACTGCAGCCCACATAAATCGGTTGCGTCAGACCGGTGCGCGCCGCTTCCTGATCGGCGAAAGCCTGATGAAGCGCGGATCGGAGCGGCAAGCTGCCGTCAGAGAGTTGCGCACAACTTCCGGCAATTGA
- the lexA gene encoding transcriptional repressor LexA: MLTNKQKELLLFINERIKETGVSPSFDEMKEALDLASKSGIHRLITALEERGFIRRLAHRARALEVLKLPESAVASATPRGRKDFRPALVSAGRPAAEASPRTVPLIGRIAAGLPISAIQQDNGHVNAPDGLSDSEEHFALEVQGDSMIDAGILEGDIVICRRTESASTGDIVVALIDGEEATLKRLRRKGASVALEAANPAYETRIFGPDRVAVQGRLVALVRRYD, from the coding sequence ATGTTGACCAATAAGCAAAAAGAGCTCCTGCTCTTCATCAATGAGCGGATTAAGGAGACCGGCGTCTCTCCCTCTTTTGACGAGATGAAGGAAGCGCTCGATCTCGCTTCGAAATCCGGTATTCACCGTCTCATAACTGCCCTCGAAGAACGCGGCTTCATCCGCCGCCTCGCCCACCGGGCCCGGGCCCTGGAAGTTCTGAAATTGCCGGAATCGGCTGTGGCATCTGCTACGCCTCGTGGACGGAAGGACTTCCGCCCTGCCCTCGTTTCTGCGGGTCGGCCGGCGGCTGAAGCGTCGCCGCGCACCGTTCCTCTGATTGGCCGGATCGCCGCCGGTCTCCCGATTTCCGCTATCCAGCAGGACAACGGGCATGTGAACGCCCCGGATGGGCTATCCGACAGCGAAGAGCATTTCGCACTCGAGGTGCAGGGCGACTCCATGATCGATGCAGGTATTCTGGAGGGAGATATCGTGATCTGCCGCCGGACTGAATCGGCCAGCACCGGGGATATTGTCGTGGCTCTCATCGATGGTGAGGAGGCGACGCTGAAACGCCTGCGTCGCAAGGGAGCCTCCGTAGCACTGGAAGCAGCCAACCCGGCCTACGAAACGCGTATATTCGGGCCAGACCGTGTCGCGGTCCAGGGTCGTCTTGTGGCGCTGGTGCGCCGATACGACTAA
- a CDS encoding ComEC/Rec2 family competence protein yields the protein MLQFRRPGWQKHKVAAEGKGLAPAIAAVWRSLWSIAEIDSRPLLLGFSLCGGVIAYFSLSNEPLIWPCLIAAFVAGVFYISTRWVWWMSAINLPALVLLGLIGGFTAATVRTASVEAPVISSGMRPLMLEGWVREVEPGAKGNRLRIEVHALSGVSAEQTPKFVRVTHRLDLQVAPGRFVRCFALLRPPPSPSLPGDYDFRRQAWFEQLGGVGYVMGRCRGGALGAPDSRMKQLDLRVAAFRRRLAEHVNEAAGSRAGGFAAALVSGDRSFMKMEDQDALRASGLSHLLAISGLHMAMVGGLVFLLVRRGLAFIEPLALRIAVQKPAAIAALSASFVYLVISGASVSTQRAFIMSAVVFGAVLADRAALSLRSYAIAMSLVVLLQPESVMTPGFQMSFAASGALIATYDAWSRRRAERERILGSMSFSWASLFVTSLVAGAATAPFAIYHFDRLAGFGLLANLLAMPIISFVSAPLAALSLILTPFGFGDTGLRLFGLSLEAVLAVAHWCASLPNAAYTLPKTMPAATLVLSSCAIACAMAARGSARILLSVLLILPAAILWVRSEDVIAHWAPSGELFLRGGNGEIVRFEMTDGDGLSPLRYARTEVGPACDALTCTYRVAGNGIGDGAVTLYRDGDVSEPAVELRLDDLHLRLDWPDVITSGGITIKSGQKGPKRLTAPACGKRPWRACN from the coding sequence ATGCTGCAGTTCAGGCGTCCTGGCTGGCAGAAACACAAGGTTGCTGCTGAAGGCAAGGGGCTGGCGCCAGCTATTGCAGCCGTATGGCGCAGCCTTTGGTCTATTGCAGAAATAGACTCGCGCCCTTTGCTGCTCGGCTTTTCCCTTTGTGGGGGAGTAATCGCCTATTTCAGCCTGTCAAACGAGCCGCTGATCTGGCCCTGTCTCATTGCGGCATTTGTGGCAGGTGTCTTCTACATTTCTACCAGATGGGTCTGGTGGATGTCCGCCATCAATCTTCCGGCACTGGTCCTTCTTGGGTTGATCGGAGGTTTCACCGCGGCGACCGTCAGAACCGCTTCTGTTGAAGCGCCTGTCATCAGTTCCGGGATGCGGCCCCTGATGCTGGAAGGATGGGTCCGTGAAGTGGAACCTGGTGCAAAGGGGAATCGGCTGCGCATTGAGGTCCATGCGCTTTCCGGCGTTAGCGCAGAACAAACCCCGAAATTTGTCCGGGTTACGCATCGGCTGGACCTGCAGGTCGCACCGGGGCGGTTCGTCAGATGTTTTGCGCTTCTTCGGCCGCCGCCATCGCCGTCACTCCCCGGCGATTATGACTTCAGGCGGCAAGCCTGGTTCGAACAGCTAGGCGGCGTCGGGTATGTGATGGGACGGTGCAGGGGGGGCGCGCTTGGCGCCCCTGACAGCCGGATGAAACAGCTGGACCTTCGTGTGGCTGCGTTCCGCAGGCGGCTTGCCGAACACGTGAATGAAGCGGCCGGCTCGCGAGCAGGCGGGTTCGCAGCGGCCCTTGTTTCCGGGGACCGCAGCTTCATGAAGATGGAGGACCAGGACGCGTTGCGGGCATCCGGCCTGTCACACCTCCTTGCCATTTCCGGGCTGCACATGGCCATGGTCGGGGGGCTTGTCTTCCTGCTTGTAAGGCGCGGTCTGGCCTTCATAGAGCCGCTGGCGCTGCGCATAGCCGTTCAGAAACCTGCGGCGATCGCAGCCTTGTCAGCGAGCTTCGTTTACCTTGTTATTTCAGGAGCTAGCGTTTCCACGCAGCGGGCGTTCATCATGTCGGCGGTTGTCTTCGGCGCCGTACTCGCAGACCGAGCAGCGCTCAGTTTACGCTCCTATGCAATCGCGATGAGTCTGGTGGTCTTGCTGCAGCCTGAAAGTGTGATGACTCCAGGGTTCCAGATGTCATTCGCTGCGTCCGGGGCATTGATCGCAACTTATGATGCCTGGTCGCGGCGACGGGCAGAGCGAGAACGCATTCTTGGATCGATGAGCTTCAGCTGGGCATCTCTCTTCGTGACGTCATTGGTGGCGGGTGCCGCTACCGCGCCATTCGCAATCTATCACTTTGACCGGTTGGCCGGGTTTGGCCTTCTCGCCAATCTGCTGGCGATGCCGATCATATCTTTCGTCAGTGCCCCGCTCGCGGCCTTGTCGCTGATCCTGACACCCTTTGGATTTGGGGATACAGGATTGAGATTGTTCGGACTGTCGCTGGAAGCTGTCCTGGCAGTGGCCCATTGGTGCGCTTCCCTGCCAAACGCAGCCTACACACTCCCCAAGACGATGCCAGCAGCAACGCTGGTGCTCAGCTCCTGCGCAATTGCTTGTGCGATGGCGGCACGGGGAAGCGCGCGCATCTTGCTCTCTGTTTTGCTGATCCTGCCCGCAGCTATCCTGTGGGTGCGGTCAGAAGACGTTATTGCCCATTGGGCGCCATCCGGTGAGCTGTTCCTTAGGGGCGGGAATGGAGAAATCGTCCGCTTCGAAATGACCGACGGCGATGGATTGTCGCCGCTTCGATACGCCCGTACTGAAGTGGGCCCTGCGTGCGATGCCTTAACATGCACCTATCGTGTCGCAGGGAACGGTATCGGAGATGGGGCAGTGACGCTCTACCGGGACGGTGACGTATCAGAACCGGCAGTCGAACTCCGCCTCGACGACCTTCATCTCAGACTGGATTGGCCCGACGTGATCACATCCGGCGGCATAACCATAAAATCGGGACAGAAAGGCCCAAAGCGCCTGACCGCTCCTGCATGTGGAAAACGGCCCTGGCGGGCATGTAATTAG